DNA from Toxoplasma gondii ME49 chromosome X, whole genome shotgun sequence:
TTACACTTTGGGAGCTgctgctctgcatgcgtggaacGCGCCACATGAACAGCCTGACGCAGCACAGACAGAAAATCAGACAAGCCGCCGCGAAACGGAAGCAACGGACGACGCCTCTGCAGACTACTCTTTGCACAGGAGGCCCCCCCGGGTCGTGAACAGCAGGGGAATTCTGCGGAAAAGCCTGACCTCCTGAGCGGCTTGGAAAAAGGTGAGAGAAAAGCCGCGCGGTTTCCCGCAGAATTTCGAAAGATGGACGGGGAAAGGCGGAAACAATGCGCGTATGCACACCAGCCGAGACCCCACGGTGTTCTTGGTTTCCACGGAGCCTTTAGAATCGCTTTTTCGGGATTTTCTGGAGAAGCACCTTTTAGGTGTCGAAAAACTCggttcgtcgtctctcgcggCTCGTGCAACCTGTGAATTGCTGGAGGAACGCCGTGAGAAGGCGGACAGTTCTGCGGAGTACGCCGCCGCCGGGAACGGCACCGCACGTTTTCTGCCACTGAACCCGGAACCACTGATTCTCTGCCGCAGATCAACAGCGCAAAGAGAACAAAAGCTTCACGGAAGCAAGGTCAGCAAACGAGTGACGAGACGACAGTCGTGGAGCGAGCGCCTGCGCCTTTTCTTCGAACGCTTCAGGAGGCGATAATTCGAGAAAACGCCCAGGAACCATGTCTTCCAGCCGTCAGCAAAGAGCCACACACACTagcgaaggcgaaacacTCGTCGCGTAAACAAGCGGATCATTACTTCCGgaagtttttttttcgataCGGAGGCGTACCGCTCAGACGGTTGCGTGCGGAGCTCGAGGAAACTCGGGAAACGGAACTCGCGACCGTCACAGTCGCTTGCTCCACTTCACCCGGTCGAAGTTCCAGCTCTCCATCCGCGCAAGTCCACTTCGAAAAACCAAAATCCACACAGCCTATAGGAGACAAacttcgagaaaaaacactcGCATCTTCTGCGTCGGTTAAACCTCGTCGCCCGCTCTGTTGACCCGAATGCGGTCGCCCTCTCAAAGAGTGCCAGCCGTGAAagagtctgcatgcgctcacAGTCTTGTGAGAAAAGTCTCTGCTGAGTTGCCAGGCTTCCATGCCGTGCTCTCGTCGTTTCTCAACTAAGACCCACCCATAGAGACGCACTCGACGTCCCAGATGCTGGAGGTCGCCGCCTCGATGCACCAATCTGGAAACATgtgaggaaaggaaaaacgaagaagaaagccaaGGGAGGCTTGGCGTCGAATGTTCAGCGGCGTTAAGGTGCCAACTCACTTGCACACTGCAGACAGCTGTGCAACTCGCAGACAGCGCCGGTCGGGGGTGGTACACGGAAACCTCCGGCGCACACAACAAAAAGGAGGAGACTGAAAAGCTCAACAGCGGACGAGGTAAGTGACAGCAGATAGCGCAAGAGGAGTAGGGCGTTCAGTGGGGTATTTCgtgaagaacagagagcagCAAAAGCACCCCTCACTCCTACGTTTCTGAAGCTGCCCTCCAACGCGAGTCGCCTGCCGCTCTATATATAGGGAGGAGACCGGGAGAGGTCGCGAGTGAGTGCAACTCGACACCGACAAGAACAAAAGTCGTTTCGGCGCTGAAACGGGTGGACGAAAGGcgctcgccttctgcctgctgcttgtctgtcgcttctctgaACTCGAAAGTTGTTTTCGAGGCTTAAACTGAAGGTTTCTCCGCGCCGCCGGCTGCTCGTGGAGGCCGCCCACCAGAGGGAACGCTGGCACGCACTGGCGACTCTGGAGGAAACAGTCTTCCTGGAAGTCGCTGTAAGTCGCCGCCACGATTCGTACGTCGCGCGCGTCTGCTGTCCATCTTCGGAGGCGAGCAGAGTGGCgttgtctccgctctctcgcaCTCTGCGGTTGGCGACAAACGCTAGAGAGCGGTGACTCAGACAGCCAGATGTTTCTTCGTGCCGCGTCGCTCTGCGCGGTGAAGAGGAAACCAATTCGGTTGGCAGGAAAATACTGAGGACGTCGCTTGGGGCGATTCGGAAACGATTgcatccttcttcttcgcctaagggacaggagagacagagtccTGGCAGGTAACAGTCGACTGACTCGCGCTGcattctttcctctctctctttcggcCATTTGTGCCGCATGCGCCAGGGCTGTCGTCTTGCTGAAAAGCCACCGTGCAAGAGGTTTCCAGCCTGTCCACGCGCACCGCAGTCTCTTGTTTCCCCTGGGGTGTGTCTCTTTGCGTTTTGCGCTTCGTTGCCGGAGGCGCTCTCAGTCTTGGGCGCTGGGAAGGCCTTTCCTTTTGTCTTATCTCGCTTCCTCGGGATGTTCCTTACTCCCTGTGGTCTCTACCTGTCTACAGTCTTTCgtcccgtctctctccgtcacctctgtctctctttcttcgtcttgtttGAATCCTCACCTGTCTCTCGTTGGCAGCATGGCGGAACCTGTTGAGCACAGAGAGGCTGGGTGCCCTGGCGAGGAGGGAAGGACGgctcgagagaaggagcgcgGCGGTTGTGTAGGAGAGGCCAATGAGACCCGAGGGGACGGAGAGCCGGCGCGGCTCGACGGAGACACTCTGtctgctttgtctcctcggccCACACGCCCCTCCGGTGGCCGCCAGGAAGAAACGCCCGCAGACAGGCCGGTTCCgcggcagagcgagagagcgaagagctCCCCTGATTGTTTGGAGACTGCGGAGAGGACCGGGGACAAggcaaaagaaagaagagtcgCGCCCGAGGAGGCTGATGGCAGactggagaaggacgaagaagagcagagacagagatacCTGAGCGAACAGCAAGCAGGGGCGGACGTAGAGGAGCTGGAAGGAGGAGGCACGAGAACGACCGGGGAAAAACGgcgggagaacgagagagaagccgagggagacgagagagaaacagtgaAGGAGGGAGGGGAAGGATCTTCAAGTGGAGGAGTAAGCCGACGACCGAAAATGGCTCGAACCAGGACGAAGGCGGACGAAGCAGAACTCTCCTCTCTAACTGGTTCACCTGTGCCATCTGCCCCTTCTCCGActacctcttcttcctctccctcttcttcttcatctccctcttcttcatctctctcttcttcttcatctctctcttcttcttcttctctctcttcttcttcatctctctcttcttcttcatctctctcttcttcttcatctccctcttcttcgtcttcttcccggCCCTCTGTCACTTCATGtgacgctgcatgcacggcggAGACTGCTGGGTCTGCGGCATCTCCAGCGGCTCGGGGCATGTCTGGTCGCTGCGCTGGACGCAGGAGGCGACTCGCGTCACTGTCACCTCTGAACTTTGTCGAGGGAAGTCCAGAGGCCGTTCTTGCGTCCCCTGGGGAGCCCTCAGAGTCTGCAGAAAAGCGCGAGGGAGGCCGCCGCCGGAAGAGGCGCCTGcggccttcctcgccgtcggaGTCGACGCCTCTCGACGGACCCGCAGGCCTTTctgaaaggagacgagggcgaCGGTCGTGCGCCCCCCAAGCGACTCCCCTTGGAACAAATGAGGATGGTGGAGACCTtgaaggagcaggagaacgagagactcCAAGCAGCGAtacgagaagagagaagaaagctgcCCGCATGCTCTCGCCGGCCGCGGCTGGCAGTCAGTGTCGACAGAGAACTGATGCGACTCTCTGCTGTCCTGGTGAGGGCCTTCTCTTTGACGAAGGCGACCTCGACCGCACGTTGCGTCCGACTGCACGCGACGCCCCTTGGCGCCATCCCCTTTGGCCGCCGAGGGGACCTCTGCCACCGtgcgtcgcctctgcgtcaGCGACAGACGCCCGCGAGACTTGGgaggccttcttctctcagtgGCTCCACGCAACCTTTGCGGGTCGAGTGGGCGAACCCTCTGGAGGTGGGGAGGCCGAGGAGGAACGGCGCGGCGAGGCTGGAATCGTCTCGGCTGCGAGTCGCCCCTCAACTCTGGAGGCGAGCCTGCCGAGCCTCACAGAGAGTgcggcagaaaaggaagagctgATGAAGGACAAGGAAGAGGTCCAGATGCAGTGTCAGGAGCGGGTGGGTTCAGCGCCGCATGAGATTCGCAGCCTCTTCAACTGTCTCCTTTACGGCCACCCCGATGGTCTCTTTGATCGTTGCGGGACGAAGAATAGAAGACGGACAAGAGACGTGCCTAGCGCCTCAGGGGAAACGAGGGGGGTTTTGACGCCTGCTGCGGATCCGTCTGCGtctgaggagagacagaaatggGAGGAATACACGAAGGacggaacagagaaggagattAACTGTTTTCAGTCGGTTACTCcctgtcgcctcttcttctcgcccgcGCCCCCGCCGCCGCCagcgccgagaagaagacttccTGAGAGTTTGGCTGCGCGAAACCAGCGGCTGTACGGCGCGCGCGACGGCGCCGAGCTcctccaggtgtacagacacttcGCAGCTGCCTCGGGAGCCGGGAGTCGCGCAGTCAGGGAAGACGCGACTGCGGACTCTCCCAGTCTCCGCTGCGAGGCGGGCGACGCTGtggagccgaagaagaaaagacagggcggcagagaagacagagagagagaacgaagcgagGAGGGCCTGCAGCTGGCTCCAAGCAAGCGGCAGGCTCGAGGGAGGTCGTTGCCAACAGCTTGTCACGGCCCGGAGGAAGGGACAGGAAACGGGAGGAGCGGCGCCGCTGCGGCCGTTGAAGAAACAGGGTGCCAAgcaggagggaagagagagatgaacaGTCGCAGTCGCGTGGATGAAAGAGGCTCGAGCGATGCCGACCGCAGGCGGTGGGACCGTGCCCTCCAAGTGCTCGCGAAACTGAAGATGGGCCACAGCTGTGAAGCGATTTTCCTCGGCCTTGGAGACCTTTCTTTTGCAAGTCGAAAGAAGCTGTTCTTTCGTCGCCACTTTGACTTCCGCTGgacctcgaagaagaaactttCGGGGGAACTTTCCGGGACGGCCGCCACGGGGGAGCTCCCCGCAGCTGCGGCCCGCGCTGCGGACTCGAACGCCGAGGGTTGCCGGCATTCAGAGACACCTTCGGGAGCGTTGGGCTCCACTGGCACCCAGGAGCGGGACGCGAGTCCTTCGGAGGGCGCGGCGGCGGCtgtgaaggaggagacgagtGGCCTAGACAAGGAAGGCCGAGTCGGCGGGAgcaaaaaagaagacgagaatgCGTCGACGCTCGCGCTTCCTCCGGCCAAGAGGTCGAAGAGATCGCATGCAGGGACGCGGAGTAGCGAAGTTCAGGCCCCGGCGCCGTGGAGCGTCCTGGCGGATCATGAGGAG
Protein-coding regions in this window:
- a CDS encoding hypothetical protein (encoded by transcript TGME49_234990), giving the protein MAEPVEHREAGCPGEEGRTAREKERGGCVGEANETRGDGEPARLDGDTLSALSPRPTRPSGGRQEETPADRPVPRQSERAKSSPDCLETAERTGDKAKERRVAPEEADGRLEKDEEEQRQRYLSEQQAGADVEELEGGGTRTTGEKRRENEREAEGDERETVKEGGEGSSSGGVSRRPKMARTRTKADEAELSSLTGSPVPSAPSPTTSSSSPSSSSSPSSSSLSSSSSLSSSSSLSSSSSLSSSSSLSSSSSPSSSSSSRPSVTSCDAACTAETAGSAASPAARGMSGRCAGRRRRLASLSPLNFVEGSPEAVLASPGEPSESAEKREGGRRRKRRLRPSSPSESTPLDGPAGLSERRRGRRSCAPQATPLGTNEDGGDLEGAGERETPSSDTRREKKAARMLSPAAAGSQCRQRTDATLCCPGEGLLFDEGDLDRTLRPTARDAPWRHPLWPPRGPLPPCVASASATDARETWEAFFSQWLHATFAGRVGEPSGGGEAEEERRGEAGIVSAASRPSTLEASLPSLTESAAEKEELMKDKEEVQMQCQERVGSAPHEIRSLFNCLLYGHPDGLFDRCGTKNRRRTRDVPSASGETRGVLTPAADPSASEERQKWEEYTKDGTEKEINCFQSVTPCRLFFSPAPPPPPAPRRRLPESLAARNQRLYGARDGAELLQVYRHFAAASGAGSRAVREDATADSPSLRCEAGDAVEPKKKRQGGREDRERERSEEGLQLAPSKRQARGRSLPTACHGPEEGTGNGRSGAAAAVEETGCQAGGKREMNSRSRVDERGSSDADRRRWDRALQVLAKLKMGHSCEAIFLGLGDLSFASRKKLFFRRHFDFRWTSKKKLSGELSGTAATGELPAAAARAADSNAEGCRHSETPSGALGSTGTQERDASPSEGAAAAVKEETSGLDKEGRVGGSKKEDENASTLALPPAKRSKRSHAGTRSSEVQAPAPWSVLADHEESQSLFLTSWPSLSPQPEPGADCVSSDSKESANSSEYGGLRTVSSLRTPRPYRPLCLLSLLQRSRAVRRARFLRYLLEQMEPQSSSLLHLLLLKGQLRVKCDHDSDRRVEFDRHVSWLLSRLPGDPQLLRYAWWGRGGSPGLQRGLQISQKRGDLALQWIPLPSLSLPPSLYPTSLGNASRSGAWHDRGLGGPLGLQTRDELGDSFEDAHAVGAAVAAAAAGALSGSTPGVRWGGGLLSGSEGDTETGKGAACGAGSVAAVGSTTAVGPFASGLQGGGPVLGASQRRLLSLFRRVCPADVLCRGLATGSVSLSWPTATELQVLRLPELLLDQQVMRLGDTFVWSFEGWVANLVAVAPFLGVCTPHRRAQIGIKKRLGVRQLPNALLTKGSPPPSDFDETHSGVSTRLPANAASLPLSPFPESAETSSMRGPRVGPPRKRGRKAREN